The DNA region ATTCTTTCTTATTATTATTTTATTGTCTTTTATCATTACTGCACCAATTGATAATATTTCATCTTTTTTAGGATTTAAACCTGTAGTTTCACAATCTAGACAAATAAACTCATTTTTTGGAGGTTCATCAAAAAGATATAAAAAAGATTTATCTTTTAATTTTCTTATTTTATATTTTTTTATTAAATTTTTTAACATTATAAAATCTTATCTATTTTAAATGTATATGTAATAAACTTTTTAAAAGCAACAACTATTTTAAAACTATCTTTTAATAAATCTCTTTCTATTTTGCTAAGTAAATGAGTATCTATTTCATTATTTATTTTTTCTTTATTATCAACTTGTTTTAATTGAGATTTTAATCTTAATGTACTTAATACTTCAAAAGCTTCAATTAATTCATTTGCTAACTCGCTATTTAATTCATCTCTTTCTTGTAAAATCTTGATTCTTTTTACAGTAGTTGTTTCTCTAATTCTTTCTCTTAATGCTAGACTTCTTACTCCTTGAACAATAGGAAAAACACCAGTTTTTTTAATATCAATAAAATGTGTTTTTGTCATAAAATTTGCAATTGTATTTGGTGTATCAAAAGTTAAAGTTGCTTTTGCAAAGTAGGCTAAAAATACATCTTTGTCATGGAGTTTATTAAATAGATTATCTTTCAATTTTATTAATAATTCTTTATCTCCAGCAACTGCAAAAGAATCAAAAAATATTGCTAAATCCATATAATTTTGCATATCAGGTGCTTCTATCCATCTTGATGTTTCTGCTTCATACTCTTTTACTGTCTTACACCAAAATGGATTTGAAACCATAATATTTCCTTCGCAAGGGGGGTATCCAAAGTCAATTAAAGTTTCTGTCATTTTTTTCATATATGGTCTATATTGTTCAACATCTATGCCATCTTTTACAACAAGTGCATTATCTTGATCAGTTTTTATTATTTGTTCATTTCTTCCTTCACTACCCATTACAATAAAACAAGCATTATTTTGTAAATCTTCTGGAACAATTAATTGATATAGTTTTTTATAAACTTTCGTATTTAATTGTCCAATTAGGTTTGATATATGATTTACCTTTACACCTTTTGTATGTAAAGATCTAATAATATTTATCAAATCTTTGCTCGCACTTTTTAGTGCATCAATTGATTTTGCTTTTTTTATTTGTGTATCTACAACAAAAGAATGATTTGCAAAGTGTGAAAGAACATCTAATTGTTCTAATATCCCAATAAGTTCATGATTATCATTTATTACACCAACTCTTTTTATACCTTTTTTTATTAATAAAGTTAATGCTTCAAATAAATAATCATCTTTAAAAACTGTAAGTAGTGGAAAAATAGCAATATCTTCTACAAAATTTTCTAAATTCTTTTCTGTTAAAAGAACTTTCATTTTGAGCAAAGAGTCTGTGATAATTCCATATTCATTATCTTTTTTTACTATAATTGTTGATGTTTTATATTCAATGGATTTTGCAATTGCATCTTTTAATGTTGTACTTTTTTGCACAATACAAGGTTCATGAATTAAAGTATCTTCAACTTTTGAAATCATAAAAGAAGTAAGTTGAGAAGTGTACTCTTTTGTTTTTAATGTTTGAATTTTATTTACTAAGTTATTTAAGAAAAAATCTTTGAATTCACTATTTTCTTCAATTAATTCTAAAAAAGTTTTTTTATTTAATTCATAACAAATCAAATCTTCTTGTACTTTAAAACTACTTTTTGTAGTTGAATATATTAATGAGTTTGCA from Malaciobacter molluscorum LMG 25693 includes:
- a CDS encoding DUF294 nucleotidyltransferase-like domain-containing protein, with the translated sequence MSLRDQEAFLSNIHPFEVLSPKQMSKCINNMDIAYYPKDTTLINPEHIPNSYFIIIKGIIHEYRDEQLVMDYHQQDSFDANSLIYSTTKSSFKVQEDLICYELNKKTFLELIEENSEFKDFFLNNLVNKIQTLKTKEYTSQLTSFMISKVEDTLIHEPCIVQKSTTLKDAIAKSIEYKTSTIIVKKDNEYGIITDSLLKMKVLLTEKNLENFVEDIAIFPLLTVFKDDYLFEALTLLIKKGIKRVGVINDNHELIGILEQLDVLSHFANHSFVVDTQIKKAKSIDALKSASKDLINIIRSLHTKGVKVNHISNLIGQLNTKVYKKLYQLIVPEDLQNNACFIVMGSEGRNEQIIKTDQDNALVVKDGIDVEQYRPYMKKMTETLIDFGYPPCEGNIMVSNPFWCKTVKEYEAETSRWIEAPDMQNYMDLAIFFDSFAVAGDKELLIKLKDNLFNKLHDKDVFLAYFAKATLTFDTPNTIANFMTKTHFIDIKKTGVFPIVQGVRSLALRERIRETTTVKRIKILQERDELNSELANELIEAFEVLSTLRLKSQLKQVDNKEKINNEIDTHLLSKIERDLLKDSFKIVVAFKKFITYTFKIDKIL